The proteins below are encoded in one region of Amycolatopsis acidiphila:
- a CDS encoding CHASE3 domain-containing protein has product MLSRAWPQTLRWRVYALVCGLLLLLLVTAAATTVSRFYATSVGNHVRGSLRPAQQSAAALSKDYVDMETGARGFLLTRDDTFLAPYESGHADMAQQEQQLRGLLSFDETSLGLLDGVRAAGETWQRQSIEPDIAAARDGTLAPAPPMTDALAAKQTFDRVRASLAELQAHINELTAVGLQQSTDAQNAANIVTIVCAALALVLGAVTVLLLRGSLDAPLRKLLDQVQRVSDGELDHGVDVSGPAEVAELGHAVETMRVRIISETGRATEASDQLVRLEETDRIAGELGDTVIKRLFAIGLALQSATARFPVAAQVFARAVADLDQAINQLRSSLYGQIPLTAGQSLGMAVQTLVSELETGVGVVPELVLTGDLDRELPDDVVTAVLGVLHDVLGALLTPGRPDPVEIGLTRENGVIRLRADGPAPESTATLESLGERARLLSGDGRVDYEGDRVVIDWWLPV; this is encoded by the coding sequence GTGCTCAGCCGTGCCTGGCCACAGACGCTGCGCTGGCGGGTCTACGCACTTGTCTGCGGTCTTCTGTTGCTCCTGCTCGTCACCGCCGCGGCGACAACGGTGTCGCGGTTCTACGCCACCTCGGTGGGCAACCACGTGCGCGGCTCGCTCAGGCCCGCCCAGCAGTCGGCCGCCGCCCTGAGCAAGGACTACGTCGACATGGAGACCGGCGCGCGGGGCTTCCTGCTCACCCGCGACGACACGTTCCTCGCGCCGTACGAGTCCGGCCATGCCGACATGGCACAGCAGGAACAGCAGCTGCGGGGTCTCCTGTCGTTCGACGAGACCTCGCTGGGACTGCTCGACGGAGTGCGCGCGGCGGGTGAGACCTGGCAGCGGCAGTCGATCGAGCCGGATATCGCCGCCGCCCGCGACGGCACCCTGGCCCCTGCGCCGCCGATGACGGACGCCTTGGCCGCCAAGCAGACCTTCGACAGGGTGCGGGCCAGTCTCGCGGAACTGCAGGCGCACATCAACGAGCTGACCGCGGTGGGTCTGCAGCAGAGCACCGACGCGCAGAACGCCGCCAACATCGTCACGATCGTCTGCGCCGCGCTCGCACTGGTGCTCGGCGCGGTGACCGTGCTGCTGCTGCGGGGTTCGCTGGACGCGCCGCTGCGCAAGCTGCTCGACCAGGTCCAGCGGGTGTCGGACGGGGAGCTCGACCACGGCGTGGACGTGAGCGGGCCGGCGGAGGTCGCGGAGCTGGGGCATGCCGTGGAGACCATGCGGGTGCGGATCATCAGCGAGACCGGCCGCGCCACCGAAGCCTCCGACCAGCTGGTCCGGCTCGAGGAGACCGACCGGATCGCCGGGGAGCTGGGCGACACGGTGATCAAGAGGCTGTTCGCCATAGGCCTGGCCCTGCAGTCCGCCACCGCCCGGTTTCCCGTCGCGGCGCAGGTGTTCGCCCGCGCCGTGGCGGACCTGGACCAGGCCATCAACCAGCTGCGCTCCTCGCTCTACGGGCAGATCCCGCTCACCGCCGGACAGTCGCTGGGGATGGCCGTGCAGACCCTGGTGAGCGAGCTGGAGACCGGCGTCGGCGTGGTGCCGGAGCTGGTGCTGACCGGGGACCTCGACCGCGAGCTGCCCGACGACGTCGTCACCGCGGTGCTCGGCGTGCTGCACGACGTGCTGGGCGCGCTGCTGACCCCGGGCCGCCCCGATCCCGTCGAGATCGGCCTGACCAGGGAGAACGGGGTGATTCGGCTGCGGGCCGACGGGCCGGCGCCCGAGTCCACCGCCACCCTCGAGTCGCTGGGGGAGCGGGCGCGGCTGCTCAGCGGTGACGGCCGCGTCGACTACGAGGGCGACCGGGTCGTCATCGACTGGTGGCTGCCGGTGTGA
- a CDS encoding DUF6292 family protein, protein MDIYGWDAAESALQAYVAVVADALGVPPESTCAMTGRPASAYIALDERLPGFPDRDLALIWEDTQGWAAAIETHSGEDVIVVAYLGREVVPAPREVVAFLRDLLADAQPGQLEPPNFPRCPDLTERLGRHGHTGSHQSMTTRSPS, encoded by the coding sequence GTGGACATCTACGGTTGGGATGCTGCCGAGTCGGCACTGCAGGCTTACGTTGCGGTGGTGGCGGATGCGCTCGGAGTGCCACCGGAATCCACCTGCGCCATGACGGGACGACCGGCCAGCGCGTACATCGCGCTCGACGAGCGGCTGCCCGGCTTTCCCGACCGCGACCTCGCCCTGATCTGGGAGGACACCCAGGGCTGGGCCGCGGCGATCGAGACTCACAGCGGCGAGGACGTCATCGTGGTCGCCTACCTGGGCAGGGAAGTCGTGCCCGCGCCCCGCGAGGTCGTCGCCTTCCTGCGTGACCTGCTCGCCGACGCCCAGCCCGGCCAGCTCGAACCGCCGAACTTCCCGCGCTGCCCGGACCTCACCGAGCGCCTGGGCAGGCACGGTCACACCGGCAGCCACCAGTCGATGACGACCCGGTCGCCCTCGTAG